The Papaver somniferum cultivar HN1 chromosome 3, ASM357369v1, whole genome shotgun sequence genome includes a region encoding these proteins:
- the LOC113356420 gene encoding N-glycosylase/DNA lyase OGG1-like, whose protein sequence is MYSLRTLSATSTAIMKTAPKPKVSDATKSKLKTTTTKSSKQPKSISTFFKQTKRTLSTNTSKISISKTSNNLIKPETLIVTPKDEGDLKWEPLLNMGKSELFLPLTFPTGQTFRWKQTGLLRYTGVIDSHLISLRQQLVDDGNGDGNGVFYFVHSNGDKDDAKAALEDYLNAGISLKEMWETFSASDPKFAELALHLGGARVLRQDPFECLIQFLCSSNNNIGRITKMVDFVSSLGKYLGTVEGFKFYEFPSPERLSSVSEDEFRVAGFGYRAKYIVNTMSALQSKPGAGAKWLISLRELGLHEAVEALCTLPGVGPKVAACIALFSLDQHHAIPVDTHVWQIATRYLIPELAGARLTPKLCNRVAEAFVNKYGKYAGWAQTLLFIAELPSQKALLATDVGTVRVIKPALTVAQDRSTSKQTR, encoded by the exons ATGTATTCCCTTAGAACTCTATCAGCAACATCAACAGCAATCATGAAGACAGCGCCAAAACCCAAAGTCAGTGATGCGACCAAATCCAAactcaaaacaacaacaacaaaatcatcaaAACAGCCTAAAAGCATCTCTACATTTTTCAAGCAAACCAAGAGAACTCTCAGTACCAATACTTCAAAAATCAGCATTTCAAAAACCAGTAATAATCTCATAAAACCAGAAACCCTAATAGTTACCCCAAAAGACGAAGGAGACCTAAAATGGGAACCCCTTTTGAATATGGGAAAATCAGAGCTCTTTCTACCTCTCACTTTCCCAACTGGGCAAACCTTCAGATGGAAACAAACAGGTCTTCTTAGGTACACAGGTGTTATTGATTCTCACCTCATTTCTCTCAGACAGCAGCTAGTGGATGATGGCAATGGCGACGGAAATGGAGTTTTCTACTTCGTTCATTCAAATGGCGATAAGGATGATGCAAAGGCAGCTCTTGAGGATTACTTAAATGCTGGGATTTCATTGAAGGAAATGTGGGAAACTTTCTCTGCTTCTGATCCTAAGTTCGCTGAATTAGCGTTGCATTTAGGCGGTGCTCGTGTTCTTAGACAAGACCCTTTTGAGTGTCTCATTCAATTCTTATGTtcttcaaataataatattggtaGAATTACAAAAATGGTGGATTTTGTTTCATCTTTAGGTAAGTATTTAGGAACTGTTGAAGGGTTTAAATTTTACGAATTCCCGTCACCAGAGCGATTGTCATCGGTCTCGGAGGATGAGTTTCGAGTTGCGGGATTTGGATACAG GGCAAAGTACATAGTTAATACGATGAGTGCTTTGCAGTCGAAGCCTGGTGCAGGTGCGAAGTGGCTTATTTCTCTTCGTGAATTGGGTCTTCATGAGGCTGTTGAAGCACTCTGTACTTTACCTGGAGTAGGTCCCAAGGTAGCAGCTTGCATTGCTCTCTTCTCTCTAGATCAACATCATGCCATTCCTGTTGATACACATGTGTGGCAG ATTGCAACTCGATACCTCATACCAGAGCTTGCAGGGGCACGTCTGACACCAAAACTTTGTAATCGTGTGGCTGAGGCGTTTGTGAACAAATATGGAAAGTATGCTGGTTGGGCACAAACTCTACTTTTTATTGCTGAATTACCGTCTCAGAAGGCCCTCCTAGCTACAGATGTTGGGACTGTCAGAGTGATCAAACCTGCTTTAACAGTAGCACAGGACCGGTCAACCTCTAAGCAAACTAGGTAA